The genomic region CGGCGACAAAGTAACTGCACAAACTATACAGAAATACATCCAATATCAAAGAGCAGAAGAAGACAGACGCCAGTTAAAACTTGACTTTTAAGATACCCCGCAGCTTGCTGCGGGGAGTATGTCATTGATAAAGAAGACAATCTTTTTATAGCAGACAGGAACAACAACAGGATACAAAAATACGATACATCAGGCAATCTTTTAATGACGATAGATACGACGATACAGGACGATAGACTTAACAAACCACAGGGAGTAATGGTGGTTGACACACAGGGTAAAATTTATATTTCAGACAGGAACAACGACAGGATTTTAATGTACAATTCAACTGGAGCATATATTACTCAAATAACATCTACAACTGCTGGGTTAAATAAGCCCGACGGTGTGTGGGTAAATTTACTTGGCTATATTTTTGTATCCGATACGAACAATGACAGAATTATAACGCTTGACAATTATCTGAATCCTACAATGCGGTTCTCAAATAATTTCAACAAACCCGCCGGAATTACTATTGATACAGAATGCAGTTTGTATGTAGTTGACTCAAACAATAATAGAGTTCAGAAATTTGGACTACCATCAAAAACAAAACTTCTTGCCTCTTCCCCAATTTCCCAATTTCCCAATTTCCTAGTTTCTGATTTTGTAAAAGGCGAAATATACGCATATCCTAACCCCGCGAAAAACGGAAAATCACCGATAATACATATAGAAATCGGAGTTGCTGATAAAGTAGAAATACGAATTTACAACATCGCTGGTGAATTTATACATTCAACAGAGATCACAGAACCGCCACAGGACAGAAACAATGATGGAAAATATGAATACGAATACACTTGGGACATTTCTGATATCGCAAGTGGTGTGTATATTTATACGATAAGGGCAAAGAAAAACGGTTTACCCGATATAAAGGCAACAGGAAAAATTGGGCTAATAAAATGACACGAGGGTTTTATGAAAATCACCGACTACATGGTGCTTGGAATTTGTAATTTGTAGTTAATAGGAGGTATTTTTATGCGTGTAGGTATTAACGGTTTTGGTAGGATTGGGCGATTGGTAGCAAGAGCGATTTTAGAAAGGTATAATAAAACGAATTTGCGTAGTAGCGGATTTCAATCTGCTGATAACGAAGCAAATTCACACCATAATGTAGCCGAGAATTCATTCTCGGTTGAACTGGTTGCTGTGAATGATTTGTTTGATGCAAAATCAAATGCGCATCTGCTGAAATATGACTCTGTTCACGGTCAGTTCCCGGGTGAAATAAAAGTTACCGCGGACGACGAAATCTCGGTTAATAACAAAAAAATTAAAGTGCTGAAAAAGAAAGACCCGTCAGAACTGCCGTGGAAAGAACTTGGTGTTGAGATTGTTGTAGAGTCAACCGGGCTTTTTACTGTAAAAAAAGATGGTATCAACAAAAAAGGTAAAGAGGTAAAAGGCGCCGAAAACCATATCACAAAAGGTGGTGCCAAAAAAGTGATTATCTCAGCACCTGCAGAAGGCGAAGATATCACAATTGTGCTCGGCGTCAATGAAGATAAATATGACCCCAAAAATCATAATGTTATCTCAAATGCGTCCTGCACAACAAATTGTCTGGCGCCTGTTGCAAAAGTGCTCAATGATAACTGGGAGATTGAAAAGGGCTTGATGACAACAATACACGCATATACGAATGACCAGCGGCTACAGGATATGGCACACTCGGATATGAGGCGTGCACGTGCTGCCGCTATCTCTATGATTCCTACATCAACCGGTGCGGCAAAAGCAATCGGCTTGGTAATCCCAGAATTGAAAGGCAAACTTGATGGCTTCGCAATCCGCGTGCCTGCACCTAATGTGTCCGTTGTGGATTTAACCGTATTGCTGAATAAGAAAGCGACTGCTGAGGAGATAAATGCAGAATTTAAAAAGGCATCCGAAGAGAAAATGAAGGGAATCCTTGGCTATATTGATGAACCACTTGTATCAATTGATTTCAATCACTGTCCACTTTCATCACTCGTAGATTCAAAAATCACGAAAGTTATTCAGGATAATTTTGTAAAAGTTTTAGCATGGTATGATAACGAGTGGGGTTATTCCTGTAGAGTGGTTGACTTGATTGATTTCATAATTGAAAAAGGAATATGATGTTTCAGGATAAAAATCTTCAAATTTTTTTAGAAGAAATAAAAAATAAGTTAGATTCTCAACCCAGTAAAATTATTCTATTCGGTTCCAGAGCAAGAAATGAATACACAGACGAGTCAGATTATGATATCATTTTTGTTTTCAATGAAGTTAAACAAGAAATAAAAAAACAGTTAAAAGAGTTAACAATAAAAATGTTAATTGATTACGGAATGGTAATTTCTGATTTCGTATTTGCAGAAAGTGAGTTAGAAAGAAAAAAATACGAACCTTTTATAATGAATGCATTTAAAGAAGGAATCGTTTTATGACAGATAAAAAAATATTGAAAAATCAGATAACTGCGATGATTGAAAAATCCAACCGAGCATTAGAAGATGCGAAAATACTTTTTGAAAAAAATAGAGAAGATAGAGAGAATGGAGATTATAGTTACGAAATGGTAATTGATGAAGAAAAAACAAAAAATGATATAGAAAATGCAGAAAAGATTGTTCTGGCAGTAAAGTATTATCTTAACAAATTTTTTATGAGGGGGACTGATGTCTAAACTTACAATTCGGGATGTGGATTTGACTGGGAAAAAAGTTTTAGTGCGGGTGGATTATAATGTGCCGTTGGATAAATCACAAAATATTACCGACGATACAAGGATAATAGAATCGCTGCCAACATTGAAATATCTTCTTAATGAAAACTGCAAACTTATCCTGTGCTCGCATCTTGGTAGACCTAAAGGCAAGGTTGCGTTGGAGTTCTCATTAAAACCGGTTGCCAAAAAGTTATCAGAACTTTTATCGCAGGAAGTAAAATTTGCGCCAGATTGTATTGGTGAAGAAG from Elusimicrobiota bacterium harbors:
- a CDS encoding T9SS type A sorting domain-containing protein, with the protein product MTIDTTIQDDRLNKPQGVMVVDTQGKIYISDRNNDRILMYNSTGAYITQITSTTAGLNKPDGVWVNLLGYIFVSDTNNDRIITLDNYLNPTMRFSNNFNKPAGITIDTECSLYVVDSNNNRVQKFGLPSKTKLLASSPISQFPNFLVSDFVKGEIYAYPNPAKNGKSPIIHIEIGVADKVEIRIYNIAGEFIHSTEITEPPQDRNNDGKYEYEYTWDISDIASGVYIYTIRAKKNGLPDIKATGKIGLIK
- the gap gene encoding type I glyceraldehyde-3-phosphate dehydrogenase, with product MFMRVGINGFGRIGRLVARAILERYNKTNLRSSGFQSADNEANSHHNVAENSFSVELVAVNDLFDAKSNAHLLKYDSVHGQFPGEIKVTADDEISVNNKKIKVLKKKDPSELPWKELGVEIVVESTGLFTVKKDGINKKGKEVKGAENHITKGGAKKVIISAPAEGEDITIVLGVNEDKYDPKNHNVISNASCTTNCLAPVAKVLNDNWEIEKGLMTTIHAYTNDQRLQDMAHSDMRRARAAAISMIPTSTGAAKAIGLVIPELKGKLDGFAIRVPAPNVSVVDLTVLLNKKATAEEINAEFKKASEEKMKGILGYIDEPLVSIDFNHCPLSSLVDSKITKVIQDNFVKVLAWYDNEWGYSCRVVDLIDFIIEKGI
- a CDS encoding nucleotidyltransferase domain-containing protein, whose translation is MMFQDKNLQIFLEEIKNKLDSQPSKIILFGSRARNEYTDESDYDIIFVFNEVKQEIKKQLKELTIKMLIDYGMVISDFVFAESELERKKYEPFIMNAFKEGIVL